GCCATTGCCAAGCAACAGACCACAGGCTCTTCACCGTGCTAACATGTTAGACGCCAGTCTGAATAGAAACCCAGTAAAGCGGGAACATTTTCTTACATGTATGAGTAAAATCTTAGATAATAATCATGCAGAACTCGCTCCACCATTGAACGAACATGAGGAGTGCTGGTATTTGCCATTGTTTGGTGTTTATCATCCGAAGAAACCCGATCAGATAAGAGGTGTGTTTGATTCTTCTGCCAAATGTAACGGAGTTTCACTTAACAGCGTCCTGCTTACAGGTCCAGACTTGACCAATGATCTCTTGGGAGTATTGCTGCGTTTTAGGAAAGAAATGGTCGCAGTAACTGCAGATGTTCAACATATGTTTCACTGCTTTGTTGTCAGAAAAGACCACCGAAATTATCTGAGATTTTTATGGCATAAAGACAACGACCTACAGAAGAACCTTGTCGAATACCGCATGAGAGTTCATGTTTTCGGGAATAGTCCGTCACCTGCTGTTGCTACGCTTGGACTCAGAAAAGCAGCTCAAGCATCAAAACAAGAGTTTGGCAGTCACGTGATTAGCTTTGTTACAAGAGACTTCTATGTCGACGACGGTCTTTCGTCGTGTCCTACTAAAGAAGAAGCTGTTAAGCTCATGAAGGACACACAGCAAGGTTTAGCAAGATATGGAAACTTACGCCTTCACAAGTTTGCCTCTAATTGTGCAGAAGTTATGTCTGCATTTCATGCCAGTGATTTGGCTCCAAACTTAAAGATCTAGACTTAGAATGCGACAGCAAACCCCTACAACGTAGTCTTGGTCTCAGCTGGGACGTAAACACTGATAACTTCTTATTTCAATTATCATCAGAAAACAAACCGATCACTCGGAGAGGAATTTTATCAACGATAAACAGTCTCTACGATCCTCTGGGATTTTTGGCTCCGGTGATTATACAAGGAAAACTCCTATTAAGGAAAATAGTATCAGAAACCGTCGATTGGGACCAacctctcattgatgagacagcAGATGAGTGGAAATCTTGGAGAGATACTCTAATAGCTATCGAAACACTGCGCATTCCACGTACCTACGTGCCGTATCTCAGTAAAACCGCCACAAAGGAGCTACATGTATTCTCTGATGCGTCAGAAAAAGCCATAGCAGCTGTTGCATATCTACACACGACCGACAGTAGTGGTGAACCAAACATAGGTTTCATTCTTGGCAAAGCTAAAGTTGCACCAACAAGTGGTCATACTATTCCACGTCTTGAACTATCTGCTGCAGTATTAGCAGTCGAGATTACACAGACCATCATGGATAATTTAGATTTACATATAGACACCGTAAAATTCTACACAGACAGTAAAGTAGTCCTAGGCTACATAAGTAACGAGACAAGAAGGTTCTTCATCTATGTCGCCAATCGAGTagagaaaataagaaaatttagcTCTCCAAGTCAATGGAATTATGTACCAACTCACCGTAATCCCGCAGACTCGGGAACAAGGTCCGTACCAGCCCATTAAATTCACAGCAGCGAATGGTTATTAGGACCAAAACAACTTCTTTCCTCAGAACAGAAGAATTCTGAGGATATATACCAGCTAATAGATCCAGAAGAAGATGGAGAAATCCGTGCAACTGTTAATGTTGCAAAAACATTTTCCACACCTGAGCATAAAGGTATCGGAACTGATAGATTCAATCGATTCTCAAACTGGACATCACTTGTGCGAGCGATAGCCTTTTTGGAACGTTTCTCCCGTTTACACGGGTCAAAACAGGCATCATCAATGACTTCTCTGGATAGTTTTTCGAATGCCGAAAATTTCATCTTAATATCTGCACAACATGAAGTTTATGGAGATGAAATAGATTGTATAAAACGTCGGGAACAAATTAATTAGCGGAGCCCGATAGCTAAGCTCAATCCGTTTTTAGACGAACAAGGACTATTACGAGTAGGAGGCCGTATTGCCAAATCTGACTTACATCTCCGTGAAAAGAAACCATTGATCGTCCCTGGACGCCATCATATAGCGATATTATTAGTTCGACACTATTACAACAAGATAAAACATCAAGGTCGCCATTTCACAGATGGAGCGATTCGATCGGCAGGATTTTGGATCGTAGGAGCAAAACGCTTGATCTCATCTGTTATTCACAAATGTGTGACATGCCGCAAATTCAGAGGAAAAACTGAGTATCAAATCATGTCTGATTTGCCAGAGGACCGTCTTGAACCTTCACCTCCATTTACTAACGTTGGAATAGACACCTTTGGACCCTGGACAATTGTTTCACGTAAAACACGTGGTAGATACGCCAACTCAAAACGTTGGGCAATTTTATTCACATGCTTAGTGACAAGAGCTATTCACATCGAATTAATCAAGGAAATGAGTTCTTCGGCCTTCATAAACGCTGTCAGGAGATTCGCCGCTATAAGAGGCCAAGTAAAGATTTTCCGATCTGACCGTGGAACAAACTTCATTGGCGCAATCGACGATTTAAAGATTGACTCAATCAACGTTGAAGATGAACCCTTCAAGAACTTTCTGTACAATTCTGGTACAACTTGGTTCTTCAATCCGCCGCATTCGTCCCACATGGGTGGAGCCTGGGAGAGAATGATTGGTATCACCAGAAGAATTCTTGATTCTATGCTTCTAAACGCAGCCGGAAGAAGCCTAACACATGACGTGTTGAACACACTGATGGCAGAAGTTTCAGCAATAGTGAACTCTAGACCTCTGGTACCGGTATCAACAGATCCAGAGAATCCGTTAATATTAACTCCGGCTATGTTATTGACACAGAAAACCGACTACGTTTTCACTTCAGACCATCTTGGGGAATTCGACAAACGAGATCTCTGTCTTGCCGAATGGAGACGAGTACAGGCTCTGGCCGGTGTTTTCTGGTCCCGTTGGAGGAAGGAATACCTGCCGTTACTACAACAACGACGAAAATGGACCGAAGATCGCCGTGATCTCATCGAGGGAGACGTCATTCTTCTAAAGGACAAAAACATTTGCCGTACCCAATGGCCCGTTGGAATTATAGTGAACTCATTTAAAAGTTCAGACGAACATGTCCGAAAAGCAGAAGTGCGAGTAATCGTAAATGGAAAAGCCACAACCTACACACGCCCTATCGTGGACATGATTCTTCTCATAGAGAACACTCCCGTgtaattatatgtatatatctctGGATTTATATAGTGACATTCAATATATGTGTTATATCTTATGGAATAGTGATATCATGTATATTTCAGACGGAGAGTATCCTGGATCACATTCGCAATTATATTCACTGTATAGTCTATTGGATTGGATTTCTAGACATCCGTATGATCCGGAATTAATCTGGACTTCTCCGTATTTTCACTAGTGCTTACTTTCTTTTTCTCACCGGTCTATTGCAAATGGATGCCACGACGAATCTGCTCTTGCGGAT
The genomic region above belongs to Mytilus trossulus isolate FHL-02 chromosome 7, PNRI_Mtr1.1.1.hap1, whole genome shotgun sequence and contains:
- the LOC134726507 gene encoding uncharacterized protein LOC134726507; protein product: MFMKQMDNEFVRDSEGSWVAPLPFRVPRQPLPSNRPQALHRANMLDASLNRNPVKREHFLTCMSKILDNNHAELAPPLNEHEECWYLPLFGVYHPKKPDQIRGVFDSSAKCNGVSLNSVLLTGPDLTNDLLGVLLRFRKEMVAVTADVQHMFHCFVVRKDHRNYLRFLWHKDNDLQKNLVEYRMRVHVFGNSPSPAVATLGLRKAAQASKQEFGSHVISFVTRDFYVDDGLSSCPTKEEAVKLMKDTQQGLARYGNLRLHKFASNCAEVMSAFHAKNKPITRRGILSTINSLYDPLGFLAPVIIQGKLLLRKIVSETVDWDQPLIDETADEWKSWRDTLIAIETLRIPRTYVPYLSKTATKELHVFSDASEKAIAAVAYLHTTDSSGEPNIGFILGKAKVAPTSGHTIPRLELSAAVLAVEITQTIMDNLDLHIDTVKFYTDSKVVLGYISNETRRFFIYVANRVEKIRKFSSPSQWNYVPTHRNPADSGTRSVPAH